A genome region from Hevea brasiliensis isolate MT/VB/25A 57/8 chromosome 9, ASM3005281v1, whole genome shotgun sequence includes the following:
- the LOC110671391 gene encoding conserved oligomeric Golgi complex subunit 5, whose amino-acid sequence MASPALQRSALSPSASPLQRLSTLKNSSSSSSLPSTTAPSSAAASPLDSFAKDPILSPFLSSSFSSTSFSSAALSSGSPASTAEHLHHAIRLLESQLRTEVLSRHTELLNQLSSLKHAEHALSTVRSAVSSLQSSVRRVRSELSEPHKSIQSKTLQLSNLHCSTELLQHTIRALRLSKKLRDLISASETEPEKLDLAKAAQLHCEILNMCNEYDLMGIDCIDEELNWIKEIGERLRDEAMKVLERGMGGLNQAEVGTGLQVFYNLGELKVTVEQLVNKYKGIGVKSVSVALDMKAISAGGGGGGYGPGGVRGSGTPQIGGGARAREALWQRMGTCIDKLHSVVVAVWHLQRVLSKKRDPFTHVLLLDEVIKEGDSMLTDRVWEALVKAFASQMKSAFTASSFVKEIFTVGYPKLFSMIDNLLERISQDTDIKGVLPAISLEGKEQMVQAIEIFQTAFLALCLSRLSDIVNTVFPVSSRGSIPSKEQISRIISRIQEEIEGVQLDGRLTLLVLHEIGKALLLLAERAEYQISAGHEARQIMGPATPAQIKNFALCQHLQEVHTSISSMIIGLPTIAAEVLSPSLGAIYGVARDSVTPLFKAMVDRLESCILHIHEQNFGVLGMDAAMDNNTSPYMEELQKSILHFRTEFLSRLLPSSTNAAAAGAETICTQLVRSMASRVLTFFIRHASLVRPLSESGKLRMARDMAELELAVGQNLYPVEQLGLPYRALRAFRPLIFLETSQLEASPVLQDLPPSVILHHLYSRGPDELQSPLQRNKLTPLQYSLWLDSQGEDQIWKGIKTTLDDYAVKVRSRGDKEFSPVYPLMLQLGSSLTGHSPVSQKP is encoded by the exons ATGGCTTCACCTGCACTGCAGAGATCTGCACTCTCGCCTTCTGCATCCCCTCTGCAGCGCCTCTCTACCCTAAAAAATTCCTCCTCCTCTTCTTCCCTTCCTTCCACCACCGCCCCATCCTCCGCAGCTGCTTCCCCTTTAGATTCCTTTGCCAAAGACCCTATCCTCTCCCCTTTTCTCTCCTCATCCTTCTCCTCCACTTCCTTCTCCTCCGCCGCCCTCTCTTCCGGCTCCCCCGCCTCCACTGCCGAACACCTCCACCATGCCATCCGCCTCCTCGAATCCCAACTCCGCACTGAAGTCTTATCTCGCCACACCGAACTCCTCAACCAGTTATCATCTCTCAAGCATGCTGAACATGCTCTCTCCACCGTCCGATCCGCCGTCTCCTCTCTCCAGTCCTCTGTACGCCGCGTACGATCGGAGCTCTCCGAACCCCACAAATCCATTCAGTCCAAAACACTACAGCTCTCCAATCTCCATTGCTCTACAGAGCTTTTGCAACACACGATCCGTGCTCTCCGATTGTCCAAGAAGCTGCGCGATCTGATCTCGGCATCGGAGACAGAGCCTGAGAAGCTGGATCTGGCCAAGGCAGCCCAGCTCCATTGTGAGATCTTGAATATGTGCAATGAATATGACTTGATGGGAATCGATTGCATTGATGAAGAGCTCAATTGGATTAAAGAAATTGGCGAAAGACTGCGAGACGAGGCAATGAAAGTTCTGGAGAGGGGAATGGGGGGATTGAATCAGGCTGAAGTTGGTACAGGATTGCAAGTGTTCTATAATTTGGGAGAGTTAAAGGTTACAGTGGAGCAACTGGTGAATAAATACAAGGGGATTGGGGTGAAGAGTGTGAGTGTAGCGTTGGATATGAAGGCCATTTCCGCCGGAGGCGGCGGCGGTGGGTATGGGCCGGGAGGGGTTAGAGGGAGTGGAACACCTCAAATTGGAGGGGGGGCGAGAGCCAGAGAAGCGCTATGGCAGAGAATGGGAACATGTATCGATAAATTGCATTCCGTAGTGGTTGCCGTTTGGCATTTGCAGAGGGTCTTGTCCAAGAAGAGAGATCCATTTACGCATGTTTTGCTGCTTGATGAGGTTATCAAG GAAGGTGATTCCATGTTAACTGATCGAGTTTGGGAGGCACTAGTGAAGGCTTTTGCAAGCCAAATGAAGTCTGCTTTCACTGCATCAAGTTTTGTTAAGGAGATATTTACTGTGGGATATCCTAAACTCTTCTCAATGATAGATAACCTACTAGAAAGGATTTCACAGGATACGGATATCAAAGGGGTTTTACCAGCCATTAGCTTGGAAGGGAAAGAACAGATGGTTCAAGCTATTGAGATTTTCCAGACAGCTTTCTTGGCTTTGTGTTTAAGTCGCCTTTCAGACATTGTAAATACTGTTTTCCCTGTGTCCAGTCGTGGAAGCATTCCCTCCAAAGAACAAATCTCTCGGATTATATCACGCATCCAGGAAGAAATTGAAGGTGTTCAGTTGGATGGACGATTGACTCTTCTTGTGCTGCATGAAATTGGCAAGGCCTTGCTTCTGCTTGCAGAACGAGCAGAATACCAG ATATCCGCTGGTCATGAGGCTCGCCAAATTATGGGTCCTGCAACTCCAGCACAAATCAAGAACTTCGCTTTATGTCAGCATCTACAAGAAGTTCACACTTCCATATCATCTATGATTATTGGACTGCCCACTATTGCTGCAGAAGTGTTATCTCCCTCACTGGGTGCAATATATGGGGTTGCCCGTGATTCAGTTACACCTTTGTTCAAAGCAATGGTTGACCGTCTAGAATCGTGCATCTTGCACATTCATGAACAGAACTTTGGTGTTCTTGGCATGGATGCTGCAATGGACAACAACACTTCACCTTACATGGAGGAGTTGCAGAAGTCTATCCTTCACTTTCGTACTGAGTTCTTGTCTAGGTTGTTACCTTCTTCAACAAATGCTGCAGCTGCAGGGGCTGAAACAATTTGCACCCAGCTTGTAAGAAGCATGGCGTCTAGGGTTTTGACATTTTTTATTAGACATGCTTCGCTTGTACGACCACTGTCAGAATCAGGTAAACTCAGAATGGCTAGAGACATGGCTGAGCTTGAATTAGCTGTGGGTCAAAATTTGTACCCAGTTGAACAACTTGGTCTGCCCTACCGGGCTCTCCGAGCATTTCGGCCTCTTATTTTCTTGGAGACATCTCAACTCGAAGCTTCTCCTGTTCTTCAAGATCTGCCACCAAGTGTCATACTGCACCACCTTTACTCCCGAGGACCTGATGAATTGCAGTCTCCATTGCAAAGAAACAAACTTACACCTCTGCAGTATTCATTGTGGCTAGATTCTCAAGGAGAGGATCAGATTTGGAAAGGTATTAAAACCACACTAGATGATTATGCTGTGAAGGTTAGATCTAGAGGAGATAAGGAATTTAGCCCTGTATACCCACTTATGCTTCAGTTAGGATCCTCGTTGACAGGGCATTCTCCGGTGTCCCAAAAGCCGTAA
- the LOC110671395 gene encoding AT-hook motif nuclear-localized protein 16-like, with protein MAGGADLTVPSVGSKGAMDPSQESNKGNYHRSSIEAILVAPKLPKAVPPDSSVPEGETIRRPRGRPAGSKNKPKPPIIVTRDSANALRAHAMEVSSGCDVSESLANFARRKQRGICVLSGNGCVTNVTLRQPASSGAIVTLHGRFEILSLLGSILPPPAPPGITGLTIYLAGAQGQVVGGEVVGALIASGPVVIMAASFMNATFDRLPLDEDEITTAMQNQHYQNGRHHLHHLDISDLYGVPQNLLTNGTAPPEMYSWAPGRTMTKS; from the coding sequence ATGGCTGGAGGTGCGGATTTGACAGTCCCTTCTGTTGGTTCCAAAGGTGCAATGGATCCAAGCCAGGAATCAAACAAGGGTAATTACCACCGGTCGAGCATTGAGGCAATCCTTGTGGCTCCTAAATTGCCAAAGGCAGTGCCACCGGATTCGTCAGTACCTGAGGGGGAGACTATCAGGCGGCCTCGCGGCAGGCCTGCAGGCTCCAAAAATAAGCCAAAACCACCCATTATTGTGACTCGAGATAGTGCAAATGCACTAAGGGCTCATGCAATGGAGGTTAGCTCAGGCTGTGATGTGAGTGAGAGCTTGGCTAACTTTGCAAGGAGGAAACAGCGTGGAATATGTGTACTTAGTGGGAATGGCTGCGTAACCAATGTCACCTTACGGCAACCGGCCTCATCAGGGGCCATTGTGACCCTTCATGGCCGGTTCGAGATACTCTCATTGCTTGGATCAATATTGCCACCGCCTGCTCCACCAGGGATTACAGGGCTAACTATTTACTTAGCAGGGGCTCAAGGACAGGTTGTGGGTGGGGAAGTGGTTGGTGCGCTCATTGCATCTGGCCCTGTTGTGATCATGGCTGCATCTTTCATGAATGCTACTTTCGATCGCTTGCCATTGGATGAGGATGAAATTACTACAGCTATGCAGAATCAGCATTACCAAAATGGCCGTCACCACCTCCACCACCTGGACATTTCAGATCTGTATGGAGTGCCACAAAACTTGCTCACTAATGGCACGGCACCCCCAGAGATGTACTCGTGGGCACCGGGACGAACCATGACAAAATCCTAA